Proteins from a genomic interval of Papaver somniferum cultivar HN1 chromosome 4, ASM357369v1, whole genome shotgun sequence:
- the LOC113273165 gene encoding uncharacterized protein LOC113273165, with protein MMNNEDLEEMEFSILFFMTKATENYYLHPEETEPYRTCQSKRYIKKVMFLAAVARPRFDEFGNEVFNGKIGIFPFVIKKAAKRTSKNRPAGTLEDKPIESVNKDVTRACLIKKLLPAIREKWPNYNGETIYIQQDNAKPHIKVDDEEFLKEAAKEGFDIRLRFQPSQSPDMNVLDLGFFRDIQSLQHREAPTTVGELLSAVDKAFNELSAQALSDVFLSLQLCMVEVLKLHGGNNYKLQHIGKKKLARIGELPTQIEVDKNLVKEATNYLSCLRHFCNAGETHGNDIIM; from the coding sequence ATGATGAACAACGAAGATCTGGAGGAGATGGAGTTCAGTATACTTTTCTTCATGACAAAAGCAACAGAGAATTACTACCTTCATCCGGAAGAAACCGAACCATATCGTACATGTCAAAGTAAAAGGTACATTAAAAAGGTCATGTTTTTGGCAGCAGTAGCTCGTCCTAGGTTCGATGAGTTTGGGAATGAAGTTTTTAACGGAAAAATAGGTATATTTCCTTTTGTAATAAAGAAGGCAGCAAAGCGAACGAGCAAAAATCGTCCGGCTGGAACACTCGAAGAtaaaccaattgaatcagtgaacaAAGACGTTACAAGAGCTTGTTTGATTAAGAAATTATTACCAGCCATTCGGGAAAAGTGGCCAAACTATAATGGGGAAACTATCTACATCCAACAAGATAATGCGAAACCACATATTAAAGTGGATGATGAAGAATTTTTAAAAGAAGCCGCAAAAGAAGGTTTTGATATTAGGTTGAGATTCCAACCTTCACAAAGTCCCGACATGAACGTTCTTGATCTAGGGTTTTTCAGGGATATACAATCGTTACAGCACAGAGAGGCGCCTACTACTGTTGGAGAACTTTTATCGGCTGTGGATAAAGCATTTAATGAATTATCGGCACAAGCTCTGAGTGACGTATTCCTCTCATTGCAACTATGCATGGTAGAGGTTCTAAAGCTTCATGGAGGAAACAATTATAAATTGCAGCATATAGGGAAAAAGAAACTTGCACGCATTGGTGAACTTCCTACTCAAATCGAAGTGGATAAGAATCTGGTGAAGGAAGCAACTAATTACCTCTCATGTTTAAGACATTTCTGCAATGCTGGAGAAACACATGGCAATGATATCATTATGTAG
- the LOC113362750 gene encoding TPR repeat-containing protein ZIP4-like: MRIAELSPDLRQTETLTEILEEIESSVKEFERIVSTENPSKETTNFCSKLQKGFSRLNSQSPLSKSNKLQIWKLSFRLWNACVDLSNLTPACGNRSVPVDHVKLRQISADLLFFAGEVPEIPSSDFKAASFFYKTGLLWHGLKKFDLAAVCFEKATDLTSKIEVSEITDPGERKLLLDLNLARSTSAWDVSERNLALTLLSRSKNLLFGCPESYRALANQYLIFGKLCLSSNSQTSTVNEALKLMNESLDLCDKGLRSCKRGDENLELKTLRSKSLRFMAAANLQCEDYESVLKCIRVLRESSGGGGEQHPCLPVLAMKSWLGLGKHREAEKELRGMVLNKGIPESVWLSSVEAYFQATGVAGADTTKGVFLGLLGRCHVSPKAAVRVAQVVVGSGEGFRLRAKVVAELVSDERVVALFNEETAANERTSMHTVLWNCGAEHFRLKDYETGAELFEKSMLYVPHNVENKILRAKCFRVLSLCHLALLQFDRAQEYITESEKLQPNITCAFLKFKIYLQKNEEIGAIAQIQAMASCLDFNPDFYFLAAHEAIACHALPVAIASLSVLLGVYSHGKPMSTPEGVVLRTLLTLLSRDMVEETEVLKFTKHAHIRMKEIGPENFLGKGEVGRRERNWFAWNSWNNGTRMGKEKKYKLCAEFLELASEFYGARIDGDEVEDHRPMICKSLILSVSANIAAEKQSGVALKESDLKQAGQLLDRVGKMLPGMQLSDDCQSVDSSLHFMYTLNAYNLQARLDNSRSQQLLLVKNFASSKMCTPQYLLQIGLNAAQDGQHSNLEVSDYALNTCLSSLLNSPSPDYQKVALVLRKLIGIAGFLKGNADDDVYNVYKQAYRIMIGLKVGEYPTEEGKWLAVTAWNRADMPVRLGQVVIARRWMTIGLDLAQHVQGLLGYKGTMEDFLAEFDKKFNGLDDYEYADSDNRSTVTEV; encoded by the exons ATGAGAATCGCAGAGCTTTCACCAGATCTTCGTCAAACCGAAACCCTTACAGAAATACTCGAGGAAATTGAATCTTCAGTCAAAGAATTTGAACGAATAGTCTCTACTGAAAATCCATCAAAAGagacaacaaatttctgctcaaAACTTCAAAAAGGCTTTTCTCGATTAAATTCACAATCTCCATTATCGAAATCTAATAAGCTTCAGATTTGGAAACTGAGTTTTCGGTTATGGAATGCTTGTGTAGATCTTTCAAATCTAACACCTGCTTGTGGAAATAGATCAGTACCTGTAGATCATGTAAAACTTCGTCAGATTTCTGCAGATCTCCTCTTTTTTGCTGGAGAAGTACCTGAAATTCCATCATCAGATTTCAAAGCTGCTTCGTTCTTCTACAAAACTGGTTTGCTTTGGCATGGTTTGAAGAAATTTGATCTCGCTGCGGTTTGTTTCGAAAAAGCTACGGATTTAACATCGAAAATTGAGGTTAGTGAAATAACAGATCCTGGTGAGAGAAaacttcttttggatttgaacctagCTAGATCGACATCTGCTTGGGATGTTTCAGAGAGAAATCTCGCTCTTACTTTACTTAGTCGATCTAAAAACTTGTTATTTGGATGTCCAGAAAGTTATAGAGCCTTAGCAAATCAGTATTTGATATTTGGAAAACTTTGTTTGTCTAGTAATAGTCAGACATCTACAGTTAATGAAGCTTTGAAGTTAatgaatgaaagtttagatttaTGTGATAAGGGATTGAGAAGTTGTAAAAGAGGAGATGAAAACCTAGAATTGAAAACTTTGAGATCTAAATCATTAAGATTTATGGCAGCTGCTAATTTACAGTGTGAAGACTATGAGAGTGTTTTGAAATGTATCAGAGTTTTGAGAGAgagttctggtggtggtggagaacaGCATCCATGTTTGCCTGTTTTGGCAATGAAATCTTGGTTAGGGTTAGGAAAGCACAGGGAAGCAGAGAAAGAGTTGAGAGGGATGGTACTAAACAAGGGGATTCCAGAAAGTGTTTGGTTGTCTTCTGTGGAAGCGTATTTTCAAGCTACAGGAGTGGCCGGGGCTGATACAACTAAAGGAGTTTTTCTAGGGCTGTTGGGGAGGTGTCATGTAAGTCCTAAAGCAGCAGTTAGGGTGGCTCAGGTGGTTGTTGGTAGTGGTGAGGGTTTCCGATTGAGAGCAAAAGTGGTAGCTGAGCTCGTCTCAGACGAAAGAGTGGTGGCACTTTTCAACGAAGAAACAGCAGCTAATGAAAGAACATCGATGCATACTGTTTTGTGGAACTG TGGAGCAGAACATTTCAGGTTGAAGGACTACGAGACTGGTGCAGAATTGTTTGAGAAATCAATGCTTTATGTGCCCCACAATGTAGAGAATAAGATTCTTCGAGCAAAATGTTTTAGAGTGTTGAGTCTCTGTCACCTAGCTCTCTTGCAGTTTGATAGAGCTCAAGAATACATCACTGAAAGCGAAAAA CTTCAGCCGAATATAACATGTGCCTTCCTTAAG TTCAAGATCTACCTTCAAAAGAATGAGGAAATAGGAGCCATTGCACAGATTCAAGCCATGGCATCCTGCCTTGACTTCAACCCCGACTTCTACTTCCTCGCAGCTCATGAGGCCATTGCTTGCCATGCTCTACCTGTTGCTATTGCTTCTCTCTCCGTGCTCCTTGGCGTATACTCTCATGGAAAACCAATGTCAACTCCGGAGGGGGTAGTGCTCCGAACCCTACTCACACTCCTCTCTCGGGATATGGTAGAGGAGACAGAAGTTCTGAAGTTTACGAAGCATGCTCACATTCGCATGAAAGAGATTGGCCCTGAGAACTTCTTAGGAAAAGGAGAGGTCGGGAGGCGCGAACGGAATTGGTTTGCATGGAATTCATGGAATAATGGAACACGAATGGGGAAAGAGAAGAAATACAAACTATGTGCAGAATTTCTGGAGCTGGCATCGGAATTCTATGGTGCTAGGATTGACGGTGATGAAGTAGAAGATCACCGTCCCATGATCTGCAAGTCGTTGATTCTAAGTGTATCAGCCAATATTGCagcagagaagcaaagtggcgTTGCACTGAAGGAGTCTGACTTGAAGCAAGCTGGGCAACTGTTGGACAGAGTTGGTAAG ATGCTGCCTGGAATGCAGCTCAGCGATGACTGTCAATCCGTTGATTCAAGCCTCCACTTCATGTACACTCTCAATGCTTATAATCTACAGGCTAGGCTTGATAATTCTAGATCTCAACAGCTTCTTTTGGTAAAGAACTTTGCATCTTCAAAGATGTGTACACCCCAGTATCTCCTCCAAATTGGTCTCAATGCTGCACAGGATGGTCAACATTCCAACTTAGAAGTTTCTGATTATGCTCTCAACACATGCCTCTCATCTCTTCTCAACTCCCCTTCTCCAGATTATCAAAAAGTTGCCCTTGTACTTCGGAAACTAATTGGAATAGCTGGATTCCTAAAAGGCAATGCAGATGATGATGTATACAACGTGTACAAGCAAGCCTATAGGATTATGATAGGGTTGAAAGTGGGTGAGTATCCAACTGAAGAGGGGAAATGGTTAGCTGTGACAGCATGGAATCGTGCAGACATGCCAGTCCGACTTGGGCAGGTTGTTATTGCAAGAAGATGGATGACAATTGGGTTGGACCTGGCCCAGCACGTACAAGGGCTGCTGGGATACAAGGGTACTATGGAGGATTTTCTTGCAGAGTTTGATAAGAAATTTAATGGCCTTGATGACTATGAGTATGCTGATAGTGATAATAGAAGTACTGTCACAGAAGTGTAA